In one window of Thermus aquaticus DNA:
- a CDS encoding transposase, producing LMGLPGVGPQVAAAVLALLPPHLWGRAKAAAAYAGLIPEREESGKSVERSRLSRKGPPLLRRKLFMGALVAVRHDPEMGAFYRRLLSRGKRKKQALVAVAHKLLRRMMGRLREYYAGQSLQGVA from the coding sequence CTTGATGGGCCTGCCCGGGGTGGGGCCCCAGGTGGCGGCGGCGGTGCTGGCCCTCCTGCCCCCGCACCTTTGGGGAAGGGCCAAGGCGGCGGCCGCCTACGCGGGCCTGATCCCCGAGCGGGAGGAGTCGGGGAAGAGCGTGGAGAGGAGCCGGCTCTCCCGGAAGGGGCCTCCTCTTTTGCGAAGGAAGCTTTTCATGGGGGCCTTGGTGGCGGTGAGGCACGACCCGGAGATGGGGGCCTTCTACCGTCGCCTGCTGTCGCGGGGAAAGCGCAAAAAGCAGGCCCTGGTGGCCGTGGCCCACAAGCTTCTTAGGCGGATGATGGGGAGGCTAAGGGAGTACTACGCAGGCCAGTCCCTCCAAGGGGTGGCTTGA
- the trxA gene encoding thioredoxin, protein MAKPVEVTDANFDEALRNHPLVLVDFWAEWCAPCRMIAPVLEELAQEYEGKLLVAKLDVDENPKTAMRYRVMSIPTVILFKNGQPVEVLVGAQPKRNFQAKIEKHLPASA, encoded by the coding sequence ATGGCGAAGCCCGTGGAGGTTACCGACGCCAACTTTGACGAGGCCCTGAGGAACCACCCCCTGGTGCTGGTGGACTTCTGGGCGGAGTGGTGCGCCCCCTGCCGGATGATCGCGCCCGTCCTCGAGGAGCTGGCCCAGGAGTACGAGGGCAAGCTCCTGGTGGCCAAGCTGGACGTGGACGAGAACCCCAAGACGGCCATGCGCTACCGGGTCATGAGCATCCCCACGGTGATCCTCTTCAAGAACGGCCAGCCGGTGGAGGTCCTGGTGGGGGCCCAGCCCAAGCGGAACTTCCAGGCCAAGATAGAAAAGCATCTGCCCGCTAGCGCATGA
- the plsX gene encoding phosphate acyltransferase PlsX, with protein MRIALDAMGGDRAPQVTVLGALLAAREGVEVVLVGEESALKAELARHGADLPIVHAPDHIPMEAHATEVRRRPQSSVAVAMGLLKAQEVAAVVSMGHTGATMAAALFTLGRVRGVERPALLVEFPSQKGRTFLLDGGANADCRPSFLVQFAAMGLAYAEASGVAGPRVGLLSIGEEEGKGNALVLETYPLLRQALGERFFGNVEGRDIFLGTTEVVVTDGFTGNVALKLAEGEAKVLLSWIKEALTSSPLARLGALLARGALRRVKDRVDPAQYGAMPLLGVEGAVFIGHGSADEVAVKHALLRAKALVEAGLMERVRGSLASLHV; from the coding sequence ATGAGAATCGCCCTGGACGCCATGGGGGGGGACCGGGCCCCCCAGGTAACCGTTTTGGGCGCCCTCCTGGCGGCCCGGGAGGGGGTGGAGGTGGTTCTGGTGGGGGAGGAAAGCGCCCTGAAGGCCGAGCTTGCCCGGCACGGGGCGGATCTCCCCATCGTCCACGCCCCCGACCACATCCCTATGGAGGCGCACGCCACCGAGGTGCGCAGGCGCCCCCAAAGCTCCGTCGCGGTGGCCATGGGCCTCCTCAAGGCCCAGGAGGTGGCGGCGGTGGTGTCCATGGGCCACACCGGGGCCACCATGGCCGCCGCCCTCTTCACCCTGGGCCGGGTCCGGGGGGTGGAGAGGCCCGCCCTTCTGGTGGAGTTTCCGAGTCAGAAGGGGCGGACCTTCCTCCTGGACGGGGGGGCCAACGCCGACTGCCGCCCTAGCTTCCTGGTGCAGTTCGCCGCCATGGGCCTGGCCTACGCCGAGGCCAGCGGGGTGGCGGGCCCCCGGGTGGGCCTCCTCTCCATCGGGGAGGAGGAGGGGAAGGGGAACGCCCTGGTTCTGGAAACCTACCCCCTCCTGCGGCAGGCCCTAGGGGAGCGCTTTTTCGGCAACGTGGAGGGCCGGGACATCTTTTTGGGGACCACTGAGGTGGTGGTCACCGACGGCTTCACCGGCAACGTGGCGCTGAAGCTGGCGGAGGGGGAGGCCAAGGTCCTCCTCTCCTGGATCAAGGAGGCCCTCACCTCCTCTCCCTTGGCCCGGCTTGGGGCCCTGCTGGCCAGGGGGGCTTTGCGCCGGGTGAAGGACCGGGTGGACCCCGCCCAGTACGGGGCCATGCCCCTTTTGGGGGTGGAGGGGGCGGTCTTCATCGGCCACGGCTCCGCCGACGAGGTGGCGGTGAAACACGCCCTCCTCAGGGCCAAGGCCCTGGTGGAGGCGGGCCTTATGGAGCGGGTGCGCGGTAGCCTGGCTTCCCTACACGTCTAG
- a CDS encoding archease — protein sequence MVVRPLDHTADVGFELEAESLEGLFQAALAGLLQVMFQNPPQGGKRRRRVVLEAEDLETLLVRYLNELIYLIQTKGFVPGKANVRIEPKEEGFRLTATLFGEPFREAFGFQGEVKSATFHGLFIRQEGGRFLARVILDV from the coding sequence ATGGTGGTGAGGCCCCTGGACCACACGGCGGACGTGGGCTTTGAGCTGGAGGCGGAGAGCCTCGAGGGCCTCTTCCAGGCCGCTTTGGCCGGGCTTCTCCAGGTGATGTTCCAAAACCCCCCCCAAGGGGGAAAGAGGAGGCGGCGGGTGGTCCTGGAAGCCGAGGACCTGGAAACCCTACTGGTCCGCTACCTGAACGAGCTCATCTACCTGATCCAGACCAAGGGCTTCGTGCCGGGGAAGGCCAATGTCCGCATAGAGCCCAAGGAGGAGGGCTTCCGCCTCACGGCCACCCTCTTCGGGGAGCCCTTCCGGGAGGCGTTCGGCTTTCAGGGCGAGGTCAAGAGCGCCACCTTCCACGGCCTCTTCATCCGCCAGGAAGGGGGCCGCTTCCTGGCCCGGGTGATCCTAGACGTGTAG
- a CDS encoding PIG-L deacetylase family protein, which produces MDLLVVVPHPDDETFGAGGALLLAKAQGLRTGILTLTRGEAGRTLGLCAPEELAEVRLRELKRAAEVLGVDHLEALAFPNALPQGAEEAPRGQATGEGLAQHPEAKEAVRERLMGLRPRFVLTFPPDGINGHPDHVATSRYVEEAAAGLARVVYFVRPEGPYPVTHRLRLPEWALKRKLQALAQHKTQALSILDFMERHPERLWTETFHLPGSQGTREGPWW; this is translated from the coding sequence CTGGACCTCCTGGTGGTGGTGCCCCACCCGGACGACGAGACCTTCGGCGCAGGCGGGGCTTTGCTTCTCGCCAAGGCCCAAGGCCTGAGGACGGGCATCCTGACCCTCACCCGGGGCGAGGCAGGGAGGACCCTGGGCCTCTGCGCCCCGGAGGAGCTCGCCGAGGTGCGCCTGAGGGAGCTCAAGCGGGCGGCGGAGGTCCTAGGCGTGGACCACCTCGAGGCCCTCGCCTTCCCCAACGCCCTGCCCCAGGGGGCGGAGGAAGCTCCCCGGGGACAGGCCACGGGGGAAGGCCTCGCCCAGCACCCCGAGGCCAAGGAGGCCGTCCGGGAGAGGCTTATGGGCCTCAGGCCCCGCTTCGTCCTCACCTTCCCCCCGGACGGCATCAACGGCCACCCCGACCACGTGGCCACCAGCCGCTACGTGGAGGAGGCGGCGGCGGGCCTGGCCAGGGTCGTCTATTTCGTGCGCCCCGAGGGCCCCTACCCCGTGACCCACCGCCTGCGCCTTCCCGAGTGGGCCCTGAAAAGGAAGCTCCAGGCCCTGGCCCAGCACAAAACCCAGGCCCTCTCCATCCTGGACTTCATGGAGCGGCACCCCGAGCGGCTATGGACGGAAACCTTCCACCTGCCGGGAAGCCAAGGGACCAGGGAGGGGCCATGGTGGTGA
- the pyrF gene encoding orotidine-5'-phosphate decarboxylase yields the protein MDFLEALSRPPLVLGVDPRPELHGKEPLAHIRRYTLELLEALASRLAAVKFQLAFFEAMGPEGQELLWELVSGARVMGLPVIFDGKRGDIGSTAAAYARAYLEAFPGSALTANPYLGLDALEPFFRAASARGGAVFVLAKTTNPGAGFLQDLEVAGRPLYLHLTEALAEAGEAYREGPWSRVGLVAGATAEEAVLAIRALAPHAPLLLPGVGAQGGRPLKGPGLLNSASRALYYPGGRPDLEAALEAAEALLALVE from the coding sequence GTGGACTTCCTGGAAGCCCTTTCCCGCCCCCCTTTGGTCCTGGGGGTGGACCCCAGGCCCGAGCTGCACGGCAAGGAGCCTTTGGCCCACATCCGCCGCTACACCCTGGAGCTTCTGGAGGCCCTGGCCTCGAGGCTGGCCGCCGTCAAGTTCCAGCTGGCCTTCTTTGAGGCCATGGGGCCCGAGGGGCAGGAGCTTTTGTGGGAGCTGGTGAGCGGGGCCAGGGTCATGGGCCTTCCCGTCATTTTTGACGGGAAGCGGGGGGACATCGGCTCCACCGCCGCCGCCTACGCCCGGGCCTACCTGGAGGCCTTTCCCGGCAGCGCCCTCACCGCCAACCCCTACCTGGGCCTGGACGCTCTGGAGCCCTTCTTCCGGGCGGCCTCGGCCAGGGGAGGGGCGGTCTTCGTCCTGGCCAAGACTACGAACCCAGGAGCGGGGTTCCTGCAGGACCTGGAGGTGGCGGGGAGGCCCCTCTACCTCCACCTGACCGAGGCCCTGGCCGAGGCGGGGGAGGCCTACCGGGAAGGGCCCTGGAGCCGGGTGGGCCTGGTGGCCGGGGCCACGGCGGAAGAGGCGGTCCTGGCCATCCGGGCGCTGGCCCCCCACGCCCCCCTCCTGCTACCCGGGGTGGGGGCCCAGGGGGGGAGGCCCCTCAAGGGCCCCGGCCTTTTGAATAGCGCCAGCCGGGCCCTCTACTACCCCGGGGGCAGGCCCGACCTGGAGGCGGCCCTGGAGGCGGCGGAGGCCCTTCTCGCCCTGGTAGAGTAG
- the pyrE gene encoding orotate phosphoribosyltransferase has product MEVLELYRRTGALLEGHFLLRSGMHSPLFLQSAALLQHPLYAEAVGEALGRLFEDQGVDFVIGPAIGGVVLSFVVARALGARALFAEKDGQGGMFIRKGLLVNPKDRFLAVEDVVTTGESVRRAIRAAEARGAVLVGVGALVDRSGGQAEFGVPFRALARLEVPQYAPEACPLCRAGLPLEEV; this is encoded by the coding sequence ATGGAGGTCTTGGAGCTTTACCGGAGGACGGGGGCCCTCCTGGAGGGCCACTTCCTCCTGCGTTCGGGGATGCACTCCCCCCTTTTTTTGCAGTCGGCGGCCCTTCTCCAGCACCCCCTCTACGCCGAGGCGGTGGGGGAGGCCCTGGGCCGACTCTTTGAGGACCAGGGCGTGGACTTCGTCATCGGCCCCGCCATCGGGGGGGTGGTCCTCTCCTTCGTGGTGGCCAGGGCCCTGGGGGCCCGGGCCCTCTTCGCCGAGAAGGACGGCCAGGGGGGCATGTTCATCCGCAAGGGGCTTCTGGTGAACCCAAAGGACCGCTTCCTGGCGGTGGAGGACGTGGTGACCACGGGGGAAAGCGTGCGGCGGGCCATCCGGGCCGCGGAGGCCAGGGGGGCGGTCCTGGTGGGGGTGGGGGCGCTGGTGGACCGGAGCGGGGGCCAGGCGGAGTTCGGGGTGCCCTTCCGGGCCCTGGCCCGCCTCGAGGTCCCCCAGTACGCCCCCGAGGCCTGCCCCCTCTGCCGGGCGGGCCTTCCCCTGGAGGAGGTCTAG
- a CDS encoding NAD(P)H-dependent glycerol-3-phosphate dehydrogenase, with protein sequence MKVAVLGAGAWGTALGILLAAKGIPVALWARRKEQVEAMRAMRENREYLPGVALPAYLQPTHDPEEALMGAELAVVALPSKALSTLEGLPLAPWYLSATKGLFFEAGEVLTPSQVLARLTGRPVAALSGPNHAEEVARFLPTASVAAGPEGLAQRVQELFSGPTFRVYTGRDLRGVELGGAVKNVLALAAGMVDGLRLGDNAKAALLTRGLREMVRFGTALGGEEATFYGLSGLGDLLATAYSLHSRNRGAGERLVRGEAKERLEDRGVVEGLYAVKAMVAWGERAGVELPIAEAVFGVAYGGLDPLKALQTLMAREPKAE encoded by the coding sequence ATGAAGGTGGCCGTCTTGGGAGCGGGGGCCTGGGGCACGGCTTTGGGGATCCTCCTGGCCGCCAAGGGGATTCCCGTAGCCCTCTGGGCCCGGCGTAAGGAGCAGGTGGAGGCCATGCGGGCCATGCGGGAAAACCGGGAGTATCTGCCCGGTGTGGCCCTGCCCGCCTACCTCCAGCCCACCCACGACCCCGAGGAGGCCCTGATGGGGGCGGAGTTGGCCGTGGTGGCTCTGCCCTCCAAGGCCCTTTCCACCCTGGAGGGCCTTCCCCTGGCCCCCTGGTACCTATCGGCCACCAAGGGCCTTTTCTTTGAGGCGGGGGAGGTCCTCACCCCAAGCCAGGTCCTGGCCCGCCTCACGGGCCGCCCGGTGGCCGCCCTCTCCGGCCCCAACCACGCCGAGGAGGTGGCCCGCTTTCTGCCCACCGCCAGCGTGGCGGCGGGGCCCGAGGGCCTTGCCCAAAGGGTCCAGGAGCTCTTTAGCGGGCCCACCTTCCGGGTCTACACGGGCCGGGACCTTAGGGGGGTGGAGCTAGGGGGGGCGGTGAAAAACGTCCTGGCCCTGGCGGCGGGGATGGTGGACGGCCTCCGCCTGGGGGACAACGCCAAGGCCGCCCTCCTCACCCGGGGGCTTAGGGAGATGGTCCGCTTCGGCACCGCTTTGGGGGGGGAGGAGGCCACCTTTTATGGGCTATCGGGCCTGGGGGACCTCCTGGCCACCGCCTACAGCCTCCACTCCAGGAACCGGGGGGCGGGGGAGAGGCTGGTGCGGGGGGAGGCCAAGGAGCGCCTCGAGGACCGCGGCGTGGTGGAGGGGCTTTACGCCGTCAAGGCCATGGTGGCCTGGGGGGAGAGGGCGGGGGTGGAGCTTCCCATCGCCGAGGCCGTCTTTGGGGTGGCCTACGGGGGCCTGGACCCCCTCAAGGCCCTCCAGACTCTCATGGCCCGGGAGCCCAAGGCCGAGTGA
- a CDS encoding Uma2 family endonuclease, which yields MEGMPARKAQSLEAYLLEEEQSPVKREFYRGFAYAMAGASALHNRVALNIAARFLEAARAKGCRVYMSDMKLRIGNEAVYYPDVMVVCQEGPPNPYYEEAPCALVEVLSPATEALDRREKRAMYQRLESLGVYLLVDPEKGLFLAYRRTPEGFVEEEGEEVYIPCLDLTLTAEEAFRL from the coding sequence ATGGAGGGGATGCCGGCCCGAAAGGCCCAGTCCCTGGAAGCCTACCTCTTAGAGGAGGAGCAAAGCCCGGTGAAGCGGGAGTTCTACCGGGGCTTCGCCTACGCCATGGCGGGGGCTAGCGCCCTTCACAACCGGGTGGCCTTGAACATCGCCGCCCGCTTCCTGGAGGCGGCCCGGGCCAAGGGGTGCCGGGTCTACATGAGCGACATGAAGCTCAGGATCGGGAACGAGGCCGTTTACTACCCGGATGTGATGGTGGTCTGCCAGGAAGGGCCCCCAAACCCCTACTACGAGGAGGCCCCTTGCGCCTTGGTGGAGGTCCTTTCTCCGGCCACAGAAGCCTTGGACCGCAGGGAGAAGCGGGCCATGTACCAGCGCCTGGAGAGCCTTGGGGTCTACCTCTTGGTGGACCCTGAGAAGGGGCTTTTCCTGGCCTACCGGAGGACCCCGGAAGGGTTCGTGGAGGAGGAGGGGGAGGAGGTCTACATCCCCTGCCTGGACCTCACCCTCACCGCCGAGGAGGCCTTCAGGCTTTAG
- a CDS encoding alpha/beta fold hydrolase: protein MKGVVFLHAFPYSPRMWAKETELLKARLPILAPHYLGLSLEEAARKVLAEMEEMGLERAVFVGLSMGGYLIFELFRKAPERFLGVVLSSTRAGPDSEEARQNRYALRERVLKEGVGFLPEALLPGHLGKTTRETKPKVVEKAKELILEASPEAVAESLKALAERPDSTPLLPRMEVPALVLVGEEDTLTPPEEAKKMWKALPDGRMLILPETGHLANLENPKAFRTALLGFLSEFF, encoded by the coding sequence ATGAAAGGCGTGGTCTTTCTGCACGCTTTCCCCTACAGCCCCAGGATGTGGGCCAAGGAAACGGAGCTCCTCAAGGCCCGGCTTCCCATCCTGGCCCCCCATTACCTGGGCCTCTCCCTGGAGGAAGCGGCCAGGAAGGTCCTTGCCGAGATGGAGGAGATGGGCCTGGAGCGGGCGGTCTTCGTGGGGCTTTCCATGGGAGGCTACCTCATCTTTGAGCTCTTCCGAAAGGCCCCGGAGCGCTTTTTAGGGGTGGTCCTCTCCAGCACCCGCGCCGGGCCCGACAGCGAAGAGGCCAGGCAAAACCGCTACGCCCTCAGGGAGCGGGTCCTGAAGGAGGGGGTGGGCTTTTTGCCCGAGGCCTTGCTTCCCGGCCACCTGGGCAAGACCACCCGGGAGACCAAGCCCAAGGTGGTGGAAAAGGCCAAGGAGCTCATCCTCGAGGCCTCCCCCGAGGCGGTGGCGGAAAGCCTCAAGGCCCTGGCCGAAAGACCCGACTCCACCCCCCTCCTTCCCCGGATGGAGGTGCCCGCCCTGGTCCTGGTGGGTGAGGAGGACACCCTCACCCCCCCGGAGGAGGCCAAAAAGATGTGGAAGGCCCTCCCCGATGGGCGCATGCTGATCCTCCCGGAGACGGGCCACCTGGCCAACCTGGAAAACCCCAAGGCCTTCCGCACGGCCCTCCTGGGCTTTCTCTCCGAGTTCTTCTAA
- the sufU gene encoding Fe-S cluster assembly sulfur transfer protein SufU translates to MSVLDELYREIILKHYQAPKNFGVLPQATRRAGGMNPSCGDQVEVMVLLEGDTIADIRFQGQGCAISTASASMMTEAVKGKRVAEALDLAKKFQAMVVEGASPDPALGDLLALQGVAKLPARVKCATLAWHALEEALK, encoded by the coding sequence ATGAGCGTCCTAGACGAGCTTTACCGGGAGATCATCCTCAAGCACTACCAGGCCCCCAAAAACTTCGGGGTCCTGCCCCAGGCCACCCGGCGGGCCGGGGGGATGAACCCCTCTTGCGGGGACCAGGTGGAGGTCATGGTGCTTCTGGAGGGGGACACCATCGCCGACATCCGCTTCCAGGGCCAAGGGTGCGCCATCAGCACCGCCAGCGCCTCCATGATGACGGAGGCGGTCAAGGGGAAGCGGGTGGCCGAGGCCCTGGACCTGGCCAAGAAGTTCCAGGCCATGGTGGTGGAGGGCGCCTCCCCGGACCCCGCCCTAGGGGACCTCTTGGCCCTCCAGGGGGTGGCCAAGCTCCCCGCCCGGGTGAAGTGCGCCACCCTGGCCTGGCACGCCCTGGAGGAGGCCCTGAAGTGA
- a CDS encoding cysteine desulfurase, translated as MDLSALREDFPLIAKNPHLVYLDSAATSQKPKRVIEALKRYYEELNANVHRGAYRLSVAATEAYEEARRRVARFLKAEEREVIFVRNTTEAMNLVAYAWGLRNLKEGDEILVTEMEHHAGLVPWHLVAGLTGARVRAIPLTEEGRLDLSALDGLLSERTRVVSLVHMSNVLGTINPVAEIAKKAKAAGALVVVDGAQSAPHLPVDVKALGADFFALSGHKMLGPTGAGVLWGRYEVLEGMMPFLGGGEMIREVFVDRSTYAPPPGRFEAGTPPIAEAIALGEAACYLMEVGMERVYAHDRALLDYALKRLEEVPHLRVYGPQGPDRGGVIPFTLGRLHAHDLATFLDEEGIAVRAGHHCAQPLHRRLGLAATARASFYLYNTREEVDRFVEALLRIAHKYRAWL; from the coding sequence ATGGACCTAAGCGCCCTGAGGGAGGACTTCCCCCTCATCGCCAAGAATCCCCATCTCGTCTACCTGGACTCCGCCGCCACCAGCCAGAAGCCCAAGAGGGTCATAGAGGCCCTGAAGCGCTACTACGAGGAGCTGAACGCCAACGTCCACCGGGGGGCCTACCGCCTCTCCGTGGCCGCCACCGAGGCCTACGAGGAGGCGAGAAGGCGCGTGGCCCGCTTCCTGAAGGCCGAAGAGCGGGAGGTCATCTTCGTGCGCAACACCACCGAGGCCATGAACCTGGTGGCCTACGCCTGGGGCCTCAGGAACCTTAAGGAGGGGGACGAGATCCTGGTCACGGAGATGGAGCACCACGCGGGCCTCGTCCCCTGGCACCTGGTGGCGGGCCTCACGGGGGCCCGGGTGAGGGCCATCCCCCTCACCGAGGAGGGCAGGCTGGACCTCTCGGCGCTGGACGGCCTCCTCAGCGAAAGGACCCGGGTGGTCTCCCTGGTCCACATGTCCAACGTCCTGGGCACCATCAACCCCGTGGCCGAGATCGCCAAAAAGGCCAAGGCGGCGGGGGCCTTGGTGGTGGTGGACGGGGCCCAGAGCGCCCCTCACCTTCCCGTGGACGTGAAGGCCCTGGGGGCCGACTTCTTCGCCCTCTCCGGCCACAAGATGCTGGGGCCCACGGGGGCCGGGGTCCTGTGGGGCCGGTACGAGGTCCTGGAGGGGATGATGCCCTTTTTGGGAGGCGGGGAGATGATCCGGGAGGTCTTTGTGGACCGCTCCACCTACGCCCCCCCTCCAGGGCGCTTTGAGGCGGGCACGCCCCCCATCGCCGAGGCCATCGCCCTGGGAGAGGCGGCCTGTTACCTCATGGAGGTGGGGATGGAAAGGGTCTACGCCCACGACCGGGCCCTTCTGGACTACGCCCTGAAGCGGCTGGAGGAGGTCCCCCACCTCAGGGTCTACGGGCCCCAGGGGCCCGACCGCGGCGGGGTCATCCCCTTCACCCTGGGCCGGCTCCACGCCCACGACCTGGCCACCTTCCTGGACGAGGAGGGCATCGCCGTCCGGGCCGGGCACCACTGCGCCCAGCCCCTCCACCGGAGGCTGGGCCTAGCCGCCACCGCCCGGGCGAGCTTCTACCTCTACAACACCCGGGAAGAGGTGGACCGCTTCGTGGAGGCCCTCCTGAGGATCGCCCACAAGTACCGGGCCTGGCTATAA
- a CDS encoding DUF302 domain-containing protein yields MEGLALKKRLMGTIPEVRALEAEPDIGLLLPCNVVLRQEGEEVEALIQDPQGMFALLPQGVRERLGSLPEEARARKGLSPALGFPKPVD; encoded by the coding sequence ATGGAAGGCCTCGCCCTGAAAAAGCGGCTTATGGGCACCATCCCCGAGGTGCGGGCCCTGGAAGCCGAGCCCGATATCGGCCTCCTCCTCCCCTGCAACGTGGTCCTGCGCCAGGAGGGGGAGGAGGTGGAGGCCCTCATCCAAGACCCCCAAGGGATGTTCGCCCTCCTTCCCCAGGGGGTTCGGGAAAGGCTGGGAAGCCTGCCCGAGGAGGCGCGAGCCAGAAAGGGCCTTAGCCCAGCTCTAGGCTTCCCCAAACCCGTAGACTAA
- a CDS encoding SHOCT domain-containing protein, translating to MTALAHGWYGYGPHMGFGLLGWLYPLLLVALLVLGAYLVARALAPRREDRALEILRERYARGEIDKETFERMKRELS from the coding sequence ATGACCGCTTTGGCCCACGGATGGTACGGCTACGGCCCCCACATGGGCTTTGGCCTCCTGGGCTGGCTTTACCCCCTGCTCCTGGTGGCCCTCCTGGTCCTCGGGGCCTACCTGGTGGCCCGGGCCTTGGCCCCTAGGCGGGAGGACCGGGCCCTGGAGATCCTGCGGGAGCGCTACGCCCGAGGGGAGATAGACAAGGAGACCTTTGAGCGGATGAAGCGCGAGCTTTCCTGA